One window of Oncorhynchus masou masou isolate Uvic2021 chromosome 28, UVic_Omas_1.1, whole genome shotgun sequence genomic DNA carries:
- the car15 gene encoding carbonic anhydrase 15 produces MLCSFIGAKMILAIITFLMMFITGSHTVDFCYDESHCDPYAWGDAFPSCHPILEEHHSPINLDHHMTRNESLEALHLDGFHAVHTGHWKLKNNGHSVVLEVGNGMSVSGGGLPGTYHTVQLHFHWGSLNTNGSEHTVDRHRYPMEMHIVNMKSSHPNLTSALDDPTGLAVLAFFIDLYYIENVHFGRISRLLPSIAYKGQTATVKPFPLIGLLPESHLSQYYRYHGSLTTPPCSQAVIWTMYEVPTYISWSQFEQFVTGIFSTKEDEEFVANLHDNFRHIHPTFSRSVYASKDAKLLTATADHLYSPALSILLLQLTLTVGLIYGL; encoded by the exons ATGCTGTGCTCATTTATTGGCGCAAAAATGATTTTGGCAATCATAACTTTCCTAATGATGTTTATTACAGGTTCACACACTG TGGACTTCTGTTATGATGAGAGTCATTGTG ATCCATATGCGTGGGGAGATGCGTTCCCATCCTGCCACCCAATACTTGAAGAACATCACTCTCCAAtcaacctggatcatcatatgaCCAGAAATGAGTCACTGGAGGCTTTACATCTGGATGGTTTTCATGCTGTTCATACAGGACACTGGAAACTGAAAAACAATGGCCACTCTG tTGTGTTGGAGGTTGGGAATGGAATGTCTGTGAGTGGTGGAGGTCTTCCAGGGACGTACCACACCGTCCAGCTCCACTTTCACTGGGGAAGCCTCAACACCAACGGCTCAGAGCACACTGTGGACAGGCACAGGTATCCAATGGAG ATGCACATAGTCAACATGAAGTCAAGTCATCCCAATTTGACATCTGCCTTGGATGACCCAACTGGCCTTGCAGTTCTTGCGTTCTTTATTGAT CTTTATTACATTGAAAATGTACACTTTGGACGCATATCACGACTACTTCCCTCCATTGCCTACAAAG gTCAAACGGCTACGGTCAAGCCATTCCCATTGATCGGCCTTCTGCCTGAGAGCCATTTGTCCCAGTACTACCGCTACCATGGTAGCCTCACCACTCCACCTTGTTCTCAAGCCGTTATATGGACCATGTATGAAGTCCCCACCTATATCTCATGGTCACAG TTTGAACAGTTTGTCACTGGGATTTTCTCCACAAAGGAGGATGAAGAATTTGTAGCAAATCTCCATGATAACTTCCGACACATCCATCCCACCTTCAGTCGCAGCGTCTACGCCTCCAAAGATGCCAAGCTGCTTACAGCGACGGCCGATCACCTCTATAGCCCAGCACTCTCAATACTTCTCCTTCAATTGACTTTAACTGTTGGGCTTATCTATGGGCTCTAG
- the setd1ba gene encoding LOW QUALITY PROTEIN: histone-lysine N-methyltransferase SETD1B-A (The sequence of the model RefSeq protein was modified relative to this genomic sequence to represent the inferred CDS: inserted 1 base in 1 codon): protein MSKPGERNRLNEDHGRKQSSSLANGMDNHHPVCSSGEKRSHHWRSFKLIIDPALKKGSHKLYRYDGTSFNMPNPGMPPVDNVRDPRIGRLWTKYKETDLPVPKFKIDECYIGRVPPKEVTFARLNDNIREGFLTDMCKKFGDIEEVEILYNPKNKKHLGIAKVIFGTVKAAKDAVQTLHNTSVMGNIIHVELDPKGENRLRYFQLLLNGTFTPRTLPVGGEVSPRSLAEALLACEPLRRLSESSSSAAVGGTVTPSGTNTTPLSQDTAYSSLRQDTPQSQGTPHTPRQTSTPFSQDSSYSSRQGTPAYQSSRAEGSGSYKSRRHESKFQDAYNRRPERRYVHGAGGSGSSSSSSSYRGNFEQSAFKQHQPAPPEPPPSASSFAHTPPPPTSASFKSAFSPYQQAPMPPTFPXSEPPIHQPAQREAEYRRPPQPPVAPATDFMPVKDKPGTPPIPEPPPEPKAHPSTPLARKPEPCPPSPGTPTLESERNSLDSRIEMLLKEKRTKLPFLPGGDSSDTEVRMEGSPISSSSSQLSPIPPYGGTHTSRPSSTGLEDVSPTPLPDSDDEEPIPGTGLLLERVISPDHLHGMNTSDPKDGRLGNHTPTDKLESHQSSGEDMEISDEDDMPGTPTHSGDCAKGIVVHSAVSPMQSMPLPPPGFHPLPPQAGFGLPHHLSAVPGPHLAPGVPHPMLPHLYPHGMVPMMQMELMSCLPQWGSVHMSFQMQTQMLSRMAQTRGPYPYPHFMNTGGTASAGSAAMQFGGPYLPLSMSSTPAASAGGHGQQPWPHPSIPKFNPAVPPPGYEAKKEDPHKATVEGVLLVIVKELKAIMKRDLNRKMVEVVAFRAFDEWWDKKEHSAKASLTPVKAGEEEKEKPKPKETMGSSLLENWNKGEGLGYEGMGLGIGLRGAIRLPSFKVKRKDPPDATSTGDTKRARPSTPVDDELEDIAELPEDGSRMDEDSAALRRRHARPLELDSEGEEEEETSGKEESLSDREEEPDETEASERLSSGKESGEEEEEEEDEAASTSDGESSESSDEDVASSASSKVVSDSSASGDSSDYDSSSEEEAEEEEEEEEEEEAAVDVESLPDKDENRVRTSSSSSSSSSSSSEEEVEPKAPCTPLGPPPEDEPSELAGLEEDQRPREGLKLKPNHRSLSEVTGAAEPGRTSLEDLRPPSPKGVPAEESDLDLEVAIPVLKTEPQDDVTNLRPPTPTGSLADSDQDSRPKAHTEDKDLPCTPGRGASTSLDPDTALLRSLVVPPMHLPLPPSPAMGGHSLLLPPPGPMPDLPLPFRARLSTDEDVPRTPGRDLMDRARGLGKSQNSTENVPVTPGTDAPLTGSSLVSLSSPHISGSPFSYPAQSPVLSAGIPRTPGRDLTFTPVFPDPTALAAGLPIHLKASSESPLFKEPPLSTLASQTLPLVSLQGQALTSVPKDLPAVPALDLPVPPDITLPKRKPGRPKSKKAAALAALAALTSPKTEPMELSATPTSMPPSLPHDAQLRELSADTAAAAILPGIPGYVGLDSSTVGLDFREGEPEPHTVLPLDDRFLPYEEEERVQKPARKVRRGWEELLLASHSPAFTPPRPHLAPRSEFEEMTILYDIWNDGIDEEDIRHLQVTYDKMLQQDNGNDWLNDTLWVQHPPTNIPAVKRKRRDDGMRDHMTGCARSEGYYKIDKKDKIKYLNSNKHLLEEGPIDMQGKSIPAQPLVSTRAGSERRSEQRRLLSSFSCDSDLLKFNQLKFRKKKIRFCKSHIHDWGLFAMEPIAADEMVIEYVGQNIRQVIADMREKRYEDEGIGSSYMFRVDHDTIIDATKCGNFARFINHSCNPNCYAKVITVESQKKIVIYSRQPINVNEEITYDYKFPIEDEKIPCLCGAENCRGTLN from the exons ATGTCCAAGCCAGGGGAAAGAAACAGGCTAAACGAAGACCATGGCAGAAAGCAGAGTTCAA GTTTGGCGAACGGCATGGACAACCACCATCCCGTTTGCAGTTCGGGAGAGAAACGAAGTCACCATTGGAGAAGTTTCAAGTTGATTATTGACCCAGCGTTGAAAAAGGGATCGCACAAACTGTATCGTTACGATGGAACTTCATTTAACATGCCC AACCCTGGGATGCCACCCGTCGATAACGTCCGAGACCCAAGAATCGGTCGTCTCTGGACAAAGTACAAGGAGACCGATCTGCCGGTTCCAAAGTTTAAG ATTGACGAATGTTACATTGGCCGTGTTCCACCCAAGGAGGTGACATTTGCCAGGCTGAATGATAACATCAGAGAAGGTTTTTTGACTGACATGTGCAAGAAATTTGGAGACATAGAAGAGGTGGAAATTCTCTACAATCCGAAGAACAAAAAGCATTTAGGAATAGCTAAAGTTATTTTTGGAACTGTAAAAGCAGCCAAGGATGCTGTCCAGACTCTACACAACACGTCTGTCATGGGCAACATCATCCACGTGGAGCTGGATCCTAAAG GAGAGAATCGCCTTCGATACTTCCAGCTACTTCTGAATGGCACCTTCACCCCTCGGACACTTCCGGTGGGAGGAGAAGTGTCCCCTCGTAGCCTGGCAGAGGCTCTTCTG GCCTGTGAACCCTTGCGCCGGCTCTCTGAGAGCAGCTCATCTGCTGCAGTGGGAGGCACAGTGACCCCCAGCGGCACCAACACCACCCCACTGTCCCAGGACACGGCTTACTCTAGCCTAAGGCAAGACACGCCGCAGTCCCAGGGCACCCCTCATACCCCTCGCCAGACCAGCACCCCCTTCTCTCAGGACTCCAGCTATTCCAGCAGACAGGGCACCCCAGCCTACCAGTCTAGCCGGGCCGAAGGCTCCGGAAGCTACAAGTCTCGCAGACACGAGAGCAAGTTCCAGGATGCCTACAACCGGAGACCGGAGAGGCGCTACGTCCATGGCGCTGGGGGATCGggatcctcctcatcctcctcctcttaccgAGGAAATTTTGAACAGTCTGCATTTAAGCAGCACCAACCtgccccacctgaaccccctccctctgcctcatCCTTTGctcacacaccacctccccctaCCAGTGCCAGCTTTAAGTCAGCCTTCTCCCCCTACCAGCAGGCCCCCATGCCCCCGACGTTCC CCTCAGAACCTCCAATCCACCAGCCCGCTCAGAGGGAGGCGGAGTACCGGAGACCCCCCCAGCCCCCCGTGGCCCCTGCCACTGACTTCATGCCAGTCAAGGATAAGCCAGGTACTCCACCCATTCCAGAACCCCCACCTGAACCCAAGGCCCACCCCAGCACCCCCCTTGCCCGGAAACCAGAGCCCTGCCCACCTTCTCCCGGCACCCCGACGCTGGAGTCAGAGCGAAATAGCCTGGACTCCCGTATCGAGATGCTGCTCAAGGAGAAAAGGACAAAGCTTCCCTTCCTTCCTGGAGGCGACTCATCAGACACTGAGGTGCGTATGGAGGGgagccccatctcctcctcttcctctcagctGTCACCCATCCCTCCTTATGGGGGCACCCACACCTCTCGGCCCTCTAGCACAGGCCTGGAGGATGTCAGCCCTACGCCCCTGCCTGACTCCGATGATGAGGAGCCCATCCCTGGAACAGGCTTGCTCCTCGAGAGGGTCATCTCCCCAGACCATCTCCATGGGATGAACACCAGTGACCCGAAGGATGGTCGCCTCGGAaaccacacacccacagacaAATTGGAG AGCCATCAGTCTTCTGGGGAAGACATGGAGATCTCGGATGAGGACGACATGCCAGGCACGCCCACGCACAGTGGCGACTGTGCCAAAGGCATCGTGGTCCACTCTGCTGTGTCCCCCATGCAGTCTATGCCCCTCCCACCCCCCGGCTTCCACCCTCTACCCCCTCAAGCGGGCTTCGGTCTTCCACACCACCTCTCTGCCGTCCCGGGCCCACACCTGGCACCTGGAGTGCCCCACCCCATGCTGCCTCACCTCTACCCCCATGGCATGGTGCCCATGATGCAGATGGAGCTGATGAGCTGCCTGCCTCAATGGGGCAGTGTTCACATGTCCTTCCAGATGCAGACCCAAATGCTGAGTCGCATGGCCCAGACCCGGGGGCCCTACCCCTACCCACACTTCATGAACACAGGAGGGACGGCTTCAGCTGGGTCAGCAGCCATGCAGTTTGGGGGTCCCTACCTACCCTTGTCCATGAGTAGCACCCCAGCTGCCAGTGCAGGGGGCCACGGGCAGCAACCTTGGCCCCATCCTAGCATTCCCAAGTTCAACCCTGCTGTTCCTCCACCGGGCTACGAGGCTAAGAAGGAGGATCCTCACAAGGCCACTGTGGAAGGGGTGCTGCTGGTCATCGTCAAGGAGCTGAAGGCCATCATGAAGAGGGACCTCAACCGTaagatggtggaggtggtggccTTTAGGGCCTTTGACGAGTGGTGGGATAAGAAAGAACACTCAGCCAAG GCGTCCCTGACTCCGGTGAAGGCTggcgaggaggagaaggagaagcccAAGCCCAAAGAGACCATGGGCTCCAGTCTATTGGAGAACTGGAACAAGGGAGAAGGCCTAGGCTATGAGGGTATGGGCCTGGGCATCGGCCTCCGAGGAGCCATCCGCCTGCCCTCCTTTAAG GTGAAGAGGAAGGACCCTCCTGATGCCACCTCCACCGGGGACACTAAGCGAGCGCGACCCTCCACGCCTGTGGACGATGAGCTGGAGGACATAGCGGAACTTCCAGAAGACGGGTCCAGGATGGACGAGGACAGTGCGGCATTACGGAGGCGACATGCGCGGCCGCTGGAGCTGGACAGTGAGGgcgaggaggaagaagagacttCTGGGAAAGAGGAGTCTCTGTCCGATAGGGAGGAGGAGCCTGACGAGACAGAGGCTTCTGAGAGGTTGTCATCGGGCAAG gagagtggagaggaagaggaagaggaagaagatgagGCGGCCTCAACCAGTGATGGTGAATCATCGGAGTCGTCGGATGAGG ACGTTGCCAGTTCAGCATCCTCGAAGGTTGTCTCTGACTCCTCTGCGAGTGGGGACTCCTCTGACTATGATTCCAGTtcagaggaggaggcagaagaagaggaggaggaagaggaggaggaggaggcggcggTAGACGTGGAGAGTCTACCGGATAAAGACGAGAACCGGGTTCGGACATCTtcgtcctcatcctcctcttcgtctTCCTCATCTGAGGAGGAGGTGGAGCCCAAGGCGCCCTGCACGCCCTTAGGTCCTCCCCCAGAGGATGAGCCCTCCGAGCTGGCTGGTTTAGAGGAAGACCAGAGGCCTAGGGAGGGGCTGAAGCTCAAGCCCAACCACAGATCCCTCAGCGAGGTCACAGGAGCAGCGGAGCCTGGCCGGACCAGCCTGGAGGACCTCAGGCCCCCTTCACCCAAAGGAGTCCCAG CTGAGGAGTCAGACCTTGACCTGGAAGTCGCCATCCCTGTATTGAAGACAGAGCCCCAGGATGATGTTACTAACCTGCGGCCGCCCACCCCGACGGGCTCCCTGGCTGACAGCGACCAGGACTCTCGACCCAAGGCCCACACAGAGGACAAGGATCTGCCCTGTACGCCAGGTAGAGGGGCTTCCACATCCCTGGACCCCGACACAGCCCTCCTTAGATCCCTAGTAGTCCCACCTAtgcacctccccctccccccttccccagccatgggaggcCACTCCCTCCTGCTACCGCCTCCCGGCCCCATGCCggacctccccctcccctttagGGCCAGGCTGTCCACAGACGAGGATGTGCCCCGCACCCCTGGCAGGGACCTGATGGACCGGGCAAGGGGCCTGGGAAAGTCCCAGAACAGCACCGAGAACGTGCCCGTCACGCCTGGCACCGATGCCCCTCTGACTGGCAGCAGCCTGGTCAGCCTCAGCTCCCCCCACATATCCGGCAGCCCCTTCTCCTACCCTGCCCAGTCCCCCGTCCTGAGTGCAGGTATCCCCCGAACCCCCGGCAGAGATTTGACCTTTACCCCTGTCTTCCCAGACCCCACAGCCCTGGCTGCTGGCCTTCCCATCCACCTGAAAGCCTCTTCAGAAAGTCCACTGTTCAAGGAGCCTCCACTCAGCACCTTGGCCAGCCAGACCTTGCCCCTTGTCTCCCTCCAGGGACAGGCCTTAACTAGCGTGCCAAAAGACCTGCCTGCTGTCCCGGCCTTAGACCTCCCAGTGCCCCCCGACATAACCCTGCCTAAGAGGAAGCCTGGGCGACCCAAGAGTAAAAAGGctgcagctctggcagctctggcagcacTGACTTCTCCTAAGACTGAGCCTATGGAGCTCTCAGCGACTCCCACCTCCATGCCCCCCTCTTTGCCTCACGATGCCCAGCTCCGAGAACTCTCTGCAGACACGGCTGCTGCAGCCATTCTTCCTGGAATCCCCGGCTACGTTGGGCTAGACTCCTCCACAGTGGGCCTGGACTTCCGGGAAGGGGAGCCAGAGCCACATACGGTTCTGCCCCTTGACGACCGGTTCCTCCCCTATGAAGAAGAGGAGCGCGTGCAGAAGCCTGCCCGTAAGGTGCGGCGAGGGTGGGAAGAGCTGCTGCTGGCTAGCCACTCCCCCGCGTTCACGCCGCCGCGGCCCCACCTTGCTCCACGCTCGGAGTTTGAGGAGATGACCATCCTGTACGACATCTGGAACGACGGCATCGATGAGGAGGACATCCGGCACCTGCAGGTCACCTACGACAAGATGCTGCAGCAGGACAATGGCAACGATTGGCTCAACGACACACTGTGGGTCCAGCACCCTC CTACCAACATCCCAGcggtgaagaggaagaggagggacgaTGGCATGAGGGATCACATGACTGGCTGTGCCCGCAGCGAGGGCTACTACAAGATCGACAAGAAGGACAAGATCAAATACCTCAACAGCAACAAGCACCTGCTGGAGGAGGGGCCCATAGACATGCAG ggcAAGAGCATTCCCGCGCAGCCCCTCGTCTCCACCAGAGCTGGCTCTGAGCGTCGGTCTGAACAGCGCCGCCTGCTGTCCTCTTTCAGCTGTGATAGCGACCTGCTCAAGTTCAACCAGCTGAAG TTCCGTAAGAAGAAGATTCGGTTCTGTAAGTCGCATATCCACGACTGGGGTTTGTTTGCAATGGAGCCAATTGCTGCTGACGAGATGGTGATTGAGTACGTGGGTCAGAACATCAGGCAG GTGATTGCTGACATGAGGGAGAAGCGCTACGAGGACGAGGGCATCGGGAGCAGCTACATGTTCCGTGTGGACCACGACACCATCATAGACGCCACCAAGTGTGGCAACTTCGCCCGCTTCATCAACCACAGCTGCAAC CCCAACTGCTACGCCAAGGTGATCACAGTGGAGTCCCAAAAGAAGATCGTCATCTACTCCCGACAACCCATCAACGTCAACGAGGAGATCACCTACGACTACAAGTTCCCCATTGAGGACGAGAAGATCCCCTGCTTGTGTGGGGCAGAGAACTGTAGGGGAACGTTGAACTAA